In Fusobacterium hwasookii, a single window of DNA contains:
- a CDS encoding cache domain-containing sensor histidine kinase, which produces MKMNNKPLNIKIGFYFLITNLVLVLLLGSIFYFSSSSLLIQKEISAKTEAIEKSGNYIELYMSKLTTLSQVISHDKGVYDYLKNKDETEKNRILNIIDNTLSTDPYIKSIILIRKDGAVISNEKNVNMEVSSDMMKEEWYVNSLMNPMPVLNPLRKQNFSVDGMDDWVISVSREIAGTNGENLGVLLIDIKYQALHEYLQNQETGKNSDIVILDEDNRIVYYKEIPYDISQEKYLKNLKNIEEGYNRKENTVTVKYPIKNTHWTLIEISYMQEIESLKNHFFEMIVISCLASLLITVLISISVLRRITKPIKELEQHMNNFNNDLSKINLKGDVSIEILSLQNHFNEMIDKIKYLREYEINALYSQINPHFLYNTLDTIIWMAEFQDTEKVISITKALSNFFRISLSNGKEKIPLKEEINHIKEYLYIQKQRYEDKLEYKISIQEELKNIEVPKIILQPFVENAIYHGIKNLDTTGIISIYSQIIENKIELIIEDNGIGFEAAKKQALMKMGGVGIKNVNKRIQYYYGNEYGAKIDSSFKTGARIIITLPYK; this is translated from the coding sequence ATGAAAATGAATAATAAACCACTAAACATAAAGATAGGATTTTATTTTTTAATCACCAATTTAGTTCTAGTTTTACTTTTAGGAAGTATATTTTATTTCAGTTCAAGTAGTCTTTTAATACAGAAAGAAATTTCAGCTAAGACTGAAGCTATTGAAAAAAGTGGGAATTATATTGAGTTATATATGAGTAAATTGACAACATTAAGTCAAGTAATTTCACATGATAAAGGAGTATATGATTATTTAAAAAATAAAGATGAAACTGAAAAAAATAGAATTTTAAATATAATAGATAATACACTTTCCACAGATCCTTATATAAAATCTATTATTTTAATAAGAAAAGATGGAGCAGTTATTTCTAATGAAAAAAATGTAAATATGGAAGTTTCTAGTGATATGATGAAAGAGGAATGGTATGTAAATTCTTTAATGAACCCTATGCCTGTATTAAATCCACTTAGAAAACAGAATTTTTCAGTTGATGGAATGGACGATTGGGTTATTTCTGTCAGTAGAGAAATTGCAGGCACTAATGGAGAAAATTTAGGTGTATTATTGATAGATATAAAATACCAAGCACTTCATGAGTATCTTCAAAATCAAGAAACTGGAAAGAACAGTGATATTGTTATTTTAGATGAGGATAATAGGATAGTTTACTATAAAGAAATCCCTTATGATATCTCCCAAGAAAAATATCTAAAAAATTTAAAAAATATTGAAGAGGGATATAACAGAAAAGAAAATACAGTTACAGTAAAATATCCTATTAAAAATACTCATTGGACATTGATTGAAATTTCCTATATGCAAGAAATTGAAAGTTTAAAAAATCATTTTTTTGAAATGATAGTTATAAGTTGTTTAGCTTCTCTTTTAATTACAGTTTTAATAAGTATCAGTGTATTGAGAAGAATTACAAAACCAATTAAAGAGTTAGAGCAACATATGAATAATTTTAATAATGATTTATCAAAAATAAATTTAAAAGGTGATGTAAGTATTGAAATTTTAAGTTTACAAAACCATTTTAATGAAATGATAGATAAGATTAAATATTTAAGAGAATATGAAATTAATGCACTTTACAGTCAAATTAATCCACATTTTTTATACAATACTTTGGATACTATAATTTGGATGGCAGAATTTCAGGATACTGAAAAAGTTATTTCTATTACAAAGGCTTTATCTAACTTTTTTAGAATTTCTTTAAGTAATGGAAAAGAAAAAATTCCTTTAAAGGAAGAAATAAATCATATTAAAGAATATTTATATATACAAAAGCAAAGATATGAAGATAAATTAGAATATAAAATTTCAATACAAGAAGAATTAAAAAACATAGAGGTACCTAAGATTATATTGCAACCTTTTGTAGAAAATGCAATTTATCATGGTATTAAAAATTTAGATACAACAGGAATAATTTCTATATATTCTCAAATAATAGAAAATAAGATAGAATTAATAATAGAGGATAATGGTATTGGATTTGAAGCAGCTAAAAAACAAGCACTTATGAAAATGGGTGGAGTTGGAATTAAAAATGTAAATAAGAGAATTCAGTATTATTATGGAAATGAATATGGAGCAAAAATAGATAGTTCCTTTAAAACAGGAGCTAGAATCATAATAACCCTACCTTATAAATAA
- a CDS encoding DUF1667 domain-containing protein produces MEKEMICIVCPVGCHISVNTETYEVKGNACPRGAVYGKEELTAPKRIVTSTVKIKNAIDNRCPVKTEQAIPKELNFKLMEELKNIELTAPVKRGDIVIKNVFNTGVDVVVTKDM; encoded by the coding sequence ATGGAAAAGGAAATGATATGTATAGTTTGTCCTGTTGGTTGTCATATAAGTGTTAATACAGAAACTTATGAAGTTAAAGGAAATGCTTGTCCAAGAGGAGCTGTTTATGGAAAAGAAGAACTAACTGCTCCAAAAAGAATTGTTACATCAACAGTTAAAATTAAAAATGCCATAGATAATAGATGCCCTGTAAAGACTGAGCAGGCTATTCCAAAAGAATTAAATTTTAAATTGATGGAAGAATTAAAAAACATTGAGCTAACAGCACCTGTTAAAAGAGGAGATATAGTTATAAAAAATGTATTTAATACTGGTGTTGATGTAGTTGTAACTAAGGATATGTAA
- a CDS encoding NAD(P)/FAD-dependent oxidoreductase — MNMKYDLVVVGGGPAGLAAAVEAKRNGIDSILVIERAKELGGILQQCIHNGFGLHEFKEELTGPEYAQRFMDQLFELNIEYKLDTMVLEVSENKIVQAINSVDGYMIIEAKSIVLTMGCRERTRGAIAIPGDRPAGIFTAGAAQRYINMEGYMVGKRVVILGSGDIGLIMARRLTLEGAKVLAVAELMPFSGGLMRNIVQCLDDYDIPLYLSHTVVDIIGKDRVEKVIIAKVDENKKAIPGTEIEYECDTLLLSVGLIPENDISRATGIKIDPRTSGPIVNELMETSIPGIFASGNVVHVHDLVDFVSIESRKAGKSAAKYIKGEVVDGEYIEVQTGNGIGYTVPQKFRMENIEKNLELSMRVRQIYKNVKIVVKSNDVVIHSVKKNHMAPGEMEKITLSKTVLGKIDANKIVVEVVEEDK, encoded by the coding sequence ATGAATATGAAATATGATTTAGTTGTTGTTGGTGGAGGTCCAGCTGGGCTTGCAGCAGCAGTAGAAGCTAAAAGAAATGGGATAGATAGTATACTTGTAATAGAAAGAGCAAAAGAATTAGGTGGAATATTACAACAATGTATCCACAATGGTTTTGGACTTCATGAATTTAAAGAAGAATTAACAGGACCTGAATATGCTCAAAGATTTATGGATCAATTATTTGAATTAAATATAGAGTATAAGCTAGATACTATGGTTTTAGAAGTATCTGAAAATAAGATAGTTCAAGCTATAAACTCTGTTGATGGCTATATGATAATTGAAGCTAAATCTATAGTTTTAACTATGGGTTGTAGAGAAAGAACAAGAGGAGCAATAGCAATTCCAGGAGATAGACCAGCAGGTATTTTTACAGCTGGAGCAGCTCAAAGATATATCAATATGGAAGGATATATGGTTGGTAAAAGGGTTGTTATCTTAGGTTCAGGAGATATTGGACTTATTATGGCAAGAAGACTTACTCTTGAAGGAGCTAAAGTTTTAGCTGTTGCAGAGCTTATGCCATTCTCTGGTGGACTTATGAGAAATATAGTTCAATGTTTAGATGACTATGATATTCCACTATACTTAAGTCATACAGTTGTAGATATTATAGGTAAAGATAGAGTTGAAAAGGTTATAATTGCTAAGGTTGATGAAAATAAAAAAGCTATACCAGGAACTGAAATAGAATATGAATGTGATACTTTACTTCTATCAGTTGGACTTATTCCTGAAAATGACATTTCAAGAGCAACTGGAATAAAAATTGACCCTAGAACTAGTGGACCAATAGTAAATGAACTTATGGAAACAAGTATACCAGGAATATTTGCTTCTGGAAATGTTGTCCATGTACATGATCTAGTTGACTTTGTAAGTATTGAATCAAGAAAAGCTGGAAAATCAGCAGCTAAATATATTAAAGGAGAAGTTGTAGACGGCGAATATATTGAAGTTCAAACTGGAAATGGAATAGGATATACTGTTCCACAAAAATTTAGAATGGAAAATATAGAAAAAAATTTAGAGCTTTCTATGAGAGTTAGACAAATATATAAAAATGTTAAGATAGTGGTTAAGTCAAATGATGTTGTAATACATTCAGTTAAGAAAAATCATATGGCTCCAGGAGAAATGGAAAAAATAACTCTATCTAAGACTGTACTTGGAAAAATTGATGCAAATAAAATTGTTGTAGAAGTAGTTGAGGAGGATAAATAA
- a CDS encoding cytochrome c biogenesis CcdA family protein produces MLNTELFIGAVYVAGLLSFFSPCIFPLLPVYIGMLSTSGKKSIIKTLVFVIGLSTSFVLLGFGAGSIGSFLISKTFRIISGIIVIIFGIIQMEIVKIPFLERTKLVDIKGKENDSIWAAFLLGFTFSLGWTPCVGPILASILFISSGGGNPYYGALMMFIYVLGLATPFVILSLSSKYVLTKVSAIKKHLGIMKKIGGLLIIIMGILLLTDKLSIFL; encoded by the coding sequence ATGTTAAATACAGAATTATTTATTGGAGCAGTTTATGTTGCAGGTTTACTTTCTTTCTTTTCACCTTGTATATTTCCATTACTTCCAGTTTACATTGGAATGTTAAGTACAAGCGGTAAGAAATCTATCATAAAAACATTGGTATTTGTAATTGGACTTTCCACAAGTTTTGTTTTACTTGGATTTGGGGCTGGAAGTATAGGTTCATTTTTGATAAGTAAAACATTTAGAATAATTAGTGGAATAATAGTTATAATATTTGGAATTATCCAAATGGAGATTGTTAAAATACCATTTTTGGAAAGAACAAAACTTGTAGATATAAAAGGAAAAGAAAATGATAGTATTTGGGCGGCATTTTTACTGGGTTTCACTTTTAGTTTAGGATGGACACCTTGTGTTGGACCAATACTTGCTTCAATTCTTTTTATTTCAAGTGGAGGAGGAAATCCTTACTATGGGGCACTTATGATGTTTATTTATGTTTTAGGTTTAGCGACACCTTTTGTCATTCTATCTTTATCTTCAAAATATGTATTGACAAAAGTTTCAGCAATAAAAAAACATTTAGGCATTATGAAAAAAATTGGTGGTTTATTAATAATTATTATGGGGATTTTACTTCTTACTGATAAATTAAGTATATTTTTATAA
- the msrB gene encoding peptide-methionine (R)-S-oxide reductase MsrB, with amino-acid sequence MYLAGGCFWGVEAYMERIYGVIDVTSGYANGKTKNPKYQDLHSSGHAETVHVKYDINKVNLSTLLKYYFKIIDPTSVNKQGNDRGSQYRTGIYYVNQNDKSVIQNEIKEQQKKYSQKIVVEVLPLKEYYLAEEYHQDYLKKNPNGYCHIDLSKADDIIVDEKKYPKLSEKELKMKLNSKQYEVTQNGDTERAFQNDYWDFFDKGIYVDITTGEPLFSSTDKYASQCGWPSFVKPIVPEVVTYHNDTSFNMIRTEVRSRSGKAHLGHVFDDGPRDRGGKRYCINSAAIQFIPYAEMEAKGYGYLLPLVK; translated from the coding sequence ATATATTTAGCAGGAGGTTGTTTTTGGGGTGTAGAAGCATATATGGAAAGAATTTATGGTGTAATAGATGTAACTTCTGGATATGCAAATGGAAAAACTAAAAATCCTAAATACCAAGATTTACATAGTTCAGGACATGCTGAAACAGTGCATGTTAAGTATGATATCAATAAAGTTAATCTTTCAACTTTGTTAAAATATTATTTTAAAATTATTGATCCAACAAGTGTAAATAAACAAGGAAATGATAGAGGTTCACAATATAGAACAGGAATTTATTATGTAAATCAAAATGATAAATCTGTTATTCAAAATGAAATAAAAGAACAACAAAAAAAATATTCTCAAAAAATTGTAGTGGAAGTTTTACCTTTAAAAGAATATTATTTAGCAGAAGAATATCATCAAGATTATTTGAAAAAAAATCCTAATGGTTATTGTCATATTGATTTGTCAAAAGCAGATGATATAATAGTGGATGAAAAAAAATATCCAAAATTATCTGAAAAAGAATTAAAAATGAAATTAAATTCAAAACAATATGAAGTAACACAAAATGGGGATACAGAAAGAGCATTTCAAAATGATTATTGGGATTTTTTTGACAAAGGAATTTATGTTGATATAACAACAGGAGAACCATTATTTTCTTCAACTGATAAATATGCTTCTCAATGTGGATGGCCTAGTTTTGTAAAACCTATTGTTCCAGAAGTTGTAACTTACCATAATGATACTAGTTTCAATATGATAAGAACAGAAGTAAGAAGCAGAAGTGGAAAAGCACATTTAGGACATGTATTTGATGATGGGCCAAGAGATAGAGGGGGAAAAAGATATTGTATCAATAGTGCAGCAATACAATTTATTCCTTATGCAGAAATGGAAGCAAAAGGTTATGGATATTTATTACCACTTGTAAAATAA
- a CDS encoding redoxin family protein, producing the protein MKGLKKLFFGIMMLLMGAVAFGAEMDLSKVTLKDVNGMNYSFGKDGKPTYVKFWASWCPICLSGLEDIDSLSKEMKDFEVVTVVSPGLVGEKKTEDFKKWYKSLGYKNIKVLLDEKGELSKILNVRVYPTSVVVNKDGKAEKVLPGHLEKAEIKKLFSSKMMMNDKGMKDTMMKDNHMMNDGKMKDNMMKDNHMMNDGKMKNNMMKDDKMSDDKMSMEKKTSM; encoded by the coding sequence ATGAAAGGGCTAAAAAAATTGTTTTTTGGAATTATGATGTTATTAATGGGAGCAGTAGCTTTTGGGGCAGAGATGGATTTATCAAAGGTTACTTTAAAAGATGTGAATGGAATGAATTATTCTTTTGGAAAAGATGGAAAACCAACTTATGTTAAGTTTTGGGCTTCTTGGTGTCCAATTTGTCTTTCTGGATTAGAAGATATAGATAGTCTTAGCAAAGAAATGAAAGATTTTGAAGTTGTTACTGTTGTTTCTCCTGGATTAGTTGGAGAAAAGAAAACAGAAGATTTTAAAAAATGGTATAAATCTTTGGGTTATAAGAATATAAAAGTTTTATTAGATGAAAAAGGTGAATTATCAAAGATATTAAATGTTCGTGTTTATCCAACTTCTGTTGTTGTAAATAAAGATGGGAAAGCTGAAAAAGTTCTTCCAGGACATTTAGAAAAAGCAGAAATAAAAAAATTATTTTCTTCTAAAATGATGATGAATGACAAAGGAATGAAAGACACTATGATGAAAGATAATCATATGATGAACGATGGAAAGATGAAAGATAACATGATGAAAGATAATCATATGATGAACGATGGAAAGATGAAAAATAACATGATGAAAGATGATAAAATGAGTGATGATAAAATGAGTATGGAAAAAAAAACATCAATGTAA
- a CDS encoding NAD(P)/FAD-dependent oxidoreductase codes for MFDVVVIGAGIMGAAVSRELSRYELKVLLLDKENDVSCGTTKANSAIVHAGYDAKEGSLMAKYNVLGNAMYGKLCEEVDAPFRKVGSYVLAFSEKEKEHLEMLYQRGLHNGVPEMEIIDAAEIQRREPHVSKEAVAALYAGTAGITGPWELTIKLVENAMENGVELKLNSEVTNIKKENNIFKIELKSGEIIETKTLINAAGVYADFINNMLSDKHFKITPRIGEYYLLDKVQGYLTDSVIFQCPTEMGKGILVSKTAHGNIIVGPNASDVENKDDVGNTQEGFDTIKLFATKSIKDVNFRDNIRNFAGLRAEADTGDFILGEAEDVKGFFNMAGTKSPGLTSAPAMAVDLAKMVVESLGNVKEKENFVINRKIIYFINLSPEEKAEVIKKDPRYGRIICRCENITEGEIVDAIHRKCGGRTLNGIKRRVRPGAGRCQGGFCGPRVQEILARELGEDLEEIVMEQKDSYILTGKTK; via the coding sequence ATGTTTGATGTAGTTGTTATTGGTGCTGGAATAATGGGAGCAGCAGTTTCAAGAGAATTATCTAGATATGAATTAAAAGTTTTGTTACTAGATAAAGAAAATGATGTTTCTTGTGGTACAACAAAAGCCAATTCTGCCATAGTGCATGCAGGATATGATGCAAAAGAAGGAAGCCTTATGGCAAAATACAATGTATTAGGTAATGCAATGTATGGAAAATTATGTGAAGAAGTAGATGCACCTTTTAGAAAAGTAGGATCTTATGTATTAGCTTTTTCTGAAAAGGAAAAAGAACACTTAGAAATGCTATATCAAAGAGGACTTCATAATGGTGTTCCTGAAATGGAAATCATAGATGCTGCTGAAATTCAAAGAAGAGAACCTCACGTAAGTAAAGAAGCTGTTGCAGCTCTATATGCAGGTACAGCAGGAATAACAGGTCCTTGGGAATTAACAATCAAATTAGTAGAAAATGCTATGGAAAATGGTGTTGAATTAAAATTAAATTCAGAAGTTACAAATATAAAAAAAGAAAATAATATATTTAAAATTGAATTAAAATCTGGAGAAATTATAGAAACAAAAACTCTTATTAATGCTGCTGGAGTTTATGCAGATTTTATAAATAATATGCTTTCAGATAAACATTTTAAAATCACTCCAAGAATAGGAGAATATTATTTATTAGACAAGGTACAAGGATATTTAACTGACAGTGTTATCTTCCAATGTCCTACTGAAATGGGAAAAGGTATATTAGTTTCAAAAACTGCTCATGGAAATATAATAGTTGGACCTAATGCCTCTGATGTTGAGAATAAAGATGATGTAGGAAATACTCAAGAAGGATTTGATACAATTAAACTATTTGCTACTAAGAGTATAAAAGATGTTAATTTTAGAGATAATATTAGAAACTTTGCTGGACTTAGAGCAGAGGCTGATACAGGAGACTTTATTCTTGGTGAAGCAGAAGATGTAAAAGGTTTCTTTAATATGGCAGGAACTAAATCACCAGGGCTTACATCTGCTCCTGCAATGGCAGTTGATTTAGCTAAAATGGTAGTTGAAAGTTTAGGTAATGTAAAAGAAAAAGAAAATTTTGTAATAAATAGAAAAATAATATATTTTATAAACCTATCACCTGAAGAAAAAGCAGAAGTTATAAAGAAAGACCCTAGATATGGAAGAATAATTTGTAGATGTGAGAATATAACAGAAGGAGAAATAGTTGATGCTATTCATAGAAAATGTGGTGGAAGAACATTAAATGGTATCAAAAGAAGAGTTAGACCAGGTGCTGGAAGATGTCAAGGTGGTTTCTGTGGACCTCGTGTACAAGAAATCTTGGCAAGAGAACTTGGAGAAGATTTAGAAGAAATAGTTATGGAACAAAAAGACTCTTACATCTTAACAGGAAAAACTAAATAG
- a CDS encoding ATP-dependent nuclease: MQLLKVQIKNWQTFSNVSLECKDFLVFIGASSTGKSSFMKALLYFFQARNLHDGDIRNPNLPLEIIGTLKGEKGHIFQLRILNNPYQSTRYFIKNNISKHEKDNRNWEEIEEKDYKKQVSEISIFYVPAFMKISYLDYLVEKLCQKENLKKYYKHYKKFKNSMNKKMSFGYYRHIFIEFLQEIIEKEKSHTFWKNSILLWEEPEFYLNPQQERACYDALLQNTKLGLMAVVSTNSSRFIELENYQSLCIFRRVKEDVEIYQYSGNLFSGDEVTVFNMNYWINPDRSEIFFAKKVILVEGQTDKIVLSYLAKNLGIFNYDYSIVECGSKSSIPQFIRLLNAFHIPYVAVYDKDNHYWRNETELENSSLKNKMIQKLVWKKLGEWIEFENDIEEEIYDESRDKKNYKNKPFYALETVINSNYIVPKRLEEKVRKIFEEIK, from the coding sequence ATGCAATTATTAAAAGTTCAAATTAAAAATTGGCAAACTTTTTCAAATGTAAGTTTAGAATGTAAAGATTTTTTAGTGTTTATAGGAGCATCTAGTACAGGGAAATCTTCATTTATGAAAGCATTGCTTTATTTCTTTCAAGCAAGAAATTTACATGATGGAGATATAAGAAATCCCAATCTACCTTTAGAAATTATAGGGACTCTAAAAGGAGAAAAAGGACATATTTTTCAATTAAGAATTTTAAACAATCCCTATCAAAGTACAAGATACTTTATTAAAAATAATATTTCAAAGCATGAAAAAGATAATAGGAATTGGGAAGAAATAGAAGAAAAAGACTATAAAAAACAAGTTTCTGAAATTTCCATTTTTTATGTTCCTGCTTTTATGAAAATAAGTTATTTAGATTATCTGGTTGAAAAATTATGTCAAAAAGAAAATTTAAAAAAATATTACAAACATTATAAAAAATTCAAAAACTCAATGAATAAAAAAATGAGTTTTGGTTATTATAGACATATTTTTATTGAATTTCTTCAAGAAATCATTGAAAAAGAAAAATCTCATACTTTTTGGAAAAATTCAATCTTATTATGGGAAGAGCCTGAATTCTACTTAAACCCTCAACAAGAAAGAGCTTGTTATGATGCACTTTTACAAAATACAAAGTTAGGACTTATGGCAGTAGTTTCAACAAATTCTAGTCGTTTCATTGAACTTGAAAACTATCAATCACTTTGTATTTTTAGAAGAGTAAAGGAAGATGTAGAAATTTATCAGTATAGTGGAAATTTATTTTCTGGTGATGAAGTTACAGTTTTCAATATGAACTATTGGATTAATCCAGATAGAAGTGAAATTTTCTTTGCTAAAAAAGTTATATTAGTTGAAGGACAAACTGATAAAATTGTTCTATCTTATCTTGCAAAAAATTTAGGCATATTTAATTATGATTATTCTATTGTAGAATGTGGAAGTAAAAGCTCTATTCCACAATTTATAAGACTTCTAAACGCTTTTCATATACCTTATGTTGCTGTCTATGATAAGGATAATCACTACTGGAGAAATGAAACAGAATTAGAAAACTCTAGTTTGAAAAATAAAATGATACAAAAATTAGTTTGGAAAAAACTTGGGGAATGGATTGAGTTTGAAAACGATATTGAAGAAGAAATTTATGATGAGTCGAGAGATAAAAAGAATTATAAAAATAAACCTTTCTATGCTTTGGAAACAGTTATAAATTCAAACTATATAGTCCCTAAGAGATTAGAAGAAAAGGTTAGAAAAATTTTTGAAGAAATAAAATAA
- a CDS encoding response regulator transcription factor has protein sequence MYKLMIADDEPLIRRGIKQLIDLSSLQIEEIYEASTGEEALKVFEEFKPEIVLMDINMPKIDGLSVAKKIKSINPDTKIAIITGYNYFDYAQTAIKIGVEDYILKPISKSDVSEIIVKLVSSLQKERKDKEIEKVLEKITTVDTQDNIVKNNYKELIQNIIEESYTDSQFTLSVLSEKLDLSSGYLSIMFKKNFGIPFQDYLLQKRMEKAKLLLLTTELKNYEIAEQIGFEDVNYFITKFKKYYQITPKQYREMVLKNENE, from the coding sequence GTGTATAAGTTAATGATTGCAGATGATGAACCTTTAATTAGGAGGGGTATAAAACAACTAATAGATTTGTCTTCTTTACAAATTGAAGAAATTTATGAGGCTTCAACAGGAGAAGAGGCATTAAAAGTATTTGAGGAGTTTAAACCTGAAATTGTTTTAATGGATATTAATATGCCAAAAATTGACGGATTATCGGTTGCGAAAAAGATAAAATCGATAAATCCTGATACAAAAATAGCAATCATTACAGGATATAATTATTTTGATTATGCACAAACGGCTATTAAAATTGGAGTAGAAGATTATATTTTAAAGCCAATTTCAAAGTCAGATGTTTCAGAGATTATTGTAAAATTAGTGAGTTCCTTGCAAAAGGAAAGAAAAGATAAGGAAATAGAAAAAGTATTAGAAAAAATAACAACAGTAGATACACAAGATAACATTGTAAAAAATAATTATAAAGAATTGATACAAAATATTATTGAGGAAAGCTATACTGATAGTCAATTTACCTTATCAGTTCTCTCTGAAAAATTAGATTTAAGTTCAGGGTATTTAAGTATTATGTTTAAGAAAAATTTTGGAATTCCATTTCAAGATTATCTTTTACAAAAGAGAATGGAAAAGGCAAAATTATTACTTTTAACAACTGAATTAAAAAATTATGAAATAGCTGAACAAATTGGTTTTGAAGATGTAAATTACTTTATAACAAAATTTAAAAAATATTATCAAATTACTCCAAAACAATATAGAGAAATGGTGTTAAAAAATGAAAATGAATAA
- a CDS encoding GntR family transcriptional regulator, with protein MDIELEEFYTFPTRVKIASILRKAIFSGDIKAGEELSLTDISNKLNVSRTPVREAFQILENENLLELRMNKGAIVKCIDDNFFKDYYEVRILLEAKAIEKSINNGIDVSYLEKVHNEFEKNIESSTEEDYKKYNQNFHFYIWKNANNEKLFSILLSLWNGPSFQIIGKRNYIDVSLEEHKEIIEAIKEKNVKRAVSCVETHLNTSLKNILALKKW; from the coding sequence ATGGATATTGAATTAGAAGAATTTTATACCTTTCCAACTCGTGTTAAAATTGCCTCTATTTTGAGAAAAGCAATTTTTTCTGGGGATATTAAAGCTGGGGAAGAATTATCTTTAACAGATATTTCTAATAAATTAAATGTATCAAGAACACCAGTTAGGGAAGCTTTTCAAATTTTAGAAAACGAAAATCTTTTGGAATTAAGAATGAATAAGGGAGCTATTGTAAAGTGTATTGATGATAATTTTTTTAAAGATTATTATGAAGTTAGAATTTTATTAGAAGCGAAAGCTATTGAAAAATCTATTAATAATGGAATAGATGTTTCTTATTTAGAAAAAGTCCACAATGAGTTTGAAAAAAATATTGAAAGCTCAACAGAAGAAGATTATAAAAAGTATAATCAAAATTTTCATTTTTATATTTGGAAAAATGCAAATAATGAAAAATTATTTTCAATATTACTTAGTCTATGGAATGGACCTTCATTTCAAATTATTGGAAAAAGGAATTATATAGATGTTTCACTTGAAGAACATAAAGAAATTATTGAAGCAATAAAAGAAAAGAATGTTAAAAGAGCTGTATCTTGTGTTGAAACTCATTTGAATACTAGTTTAAAAAATATTTTAGCTCTAAAAAAATGGTAA